TGGTTTAAGAGTTCCAGAGGTACACGCAGCTCCGTTGGACGCCGCAATTCCGTTTATATCCAGATACATTAATATTGCTTCAGCATCGTTATTATAAAATTCATTTTTAAAAGTAATGCTTAAAATGAATGGGAAATTATTCTTTATACCATTTATTTCAATTCCAGTTGAATCGAGCTGCTGAATTCCACAGATAAAATGTTCTCGCAACTTATTTACTGCTTCAAAATTGTTTTGCATTTCGGTTCTGGCAATTTTAACTGCTTCAGCAAATCCAACTATTGCCGCAGAATTTTCAGTCCCGCCTCTTCTATTCCTTTCCTGTGAACCGCCGAAAATTATTGGGGAAAGTGGTGTTCCACTTTTTGCATAAACTGCTCCGACTCCCTTCGGACCATTTAATTTATGGGCTGAAATGGAAAGAGAATCAATTCCAAAATTCTTTGCATCAATTGGGATCTTGCCAAACGATTGCACTGCATCGGTGTGGAAGAAAGATTTATTCTGATGAACGACTTCCGCAATTTGTTTAATATTATTTTCGGTGCCAGTTTCATTATTTATATGAATGACTGAAACCAATGAAGTTTTTTCATTTAAATTTTCTTTTAAAATTTCCAAATCGATGGAACTATCATTAATCACATCCAATTGTTTTACCACAAATCCTGACTTACACAATTCCTGCAAAGGTTCAAGTACACATTTATGTTCTGCTTTAGTCGTTATTATTTCATTCCTGCTGGATTCGGTAAATTCAGTTTTTGAAATTCCAAACAAAGGAAAATTATTTGCTTCTGTTCCGCCGCTTACAAAATATATTTCACTTGGTGATGCATTTATAAAATCTGCAATCGTTTCGCGGGCTTCCTCAATTGCAACACGCACTTTTCTTCCAAATCCATGAATGGAAGAAGGATTTCCAAACTCTTCCTTTAAAAATGGAAGCATCTTTTCTAAAACTTTGGGATGAAGAGGTGTAGTTGCGGCGTGATCGAAATAAATATTTCGTTTACTCACTACGGTTCCTTTCGAATATGGACTTTACTCCAAGTAAAACTAAATCATCTACTAAAATATTTTCGTAACGGA
The Ignavibacteriales bacterium DNA segment above includes these coding regions:
- a CDS encoding cysteine desulfurase family protein, translated to MSKRNIYFDHAATTPLHPKVLEKMLPFLKEEFGNPSSIHGFGRKVRVAIEEARETIADFINASPSEIYFVSGGTEANNFPLFGISKTEFTESSRNEIITTKAEHKCVLEPLQELCKSGFVVKQLDVINDSSIDLEILKENLNEKTSLVSVIHINNETGTENNIKQIAEVVHQNKSFFHTDAVQSFGKIPIDAKNFGIDSLSISAHKLNGPKGVGAVYAKSGTPLSPIIFGGSQERNRRGGTENSAAIVGFAEAVKIARTEMQNNFEAVNKLREHFICGIQQLDSTGIEINGIKNNFPFILSITFKNEFYNNDAEAILMYLDINGIAASNGAACTSGTLKPSHVILAMGKSVEDANGTIRFSFGAQNTFEEVDYAIEVLNYMKNKFRI